A single genomic interval of Chiloscyllium punctatum isolate Juve2018m chromosome 35, sChiPun1.3, whole genome shotgun sequence harbors:
- the cds2 gene encoding phosphatidate cytidylyltransferase 2: MSELRRRGGLEEYTEDRESESTTSGSDVKLDSSSADTAPSVDNTPEVLNKALSGLSSRWKNWWVRGILTLAMISFFFLIIYLGPMVLMMIVLCVQIKCFHEIILIGYNVYHSYHLPWFRTLSWYFLLCANYFFYGETVTDTFFALVQREEPLRILSKYHRFISFALYLAGFCMFVLSLVKKHYRLQFYMFGWTHVTLLIVVTQSHLIIHNLFDGMIWFIVPISCVICNDIMAYMFGFFFGRTPLIKLSPKKTWEGFIGGFFSTVLFGLVLSYVMSGYKYFVCPFEFNNDANSFTVDCEPSELFQLQDYSIPCLAQTILGSESIRLYPFQIHSIALSTFASLISPFGGFFASGFKRAFKIKDFADTIPGHGGIMDRFDCQYLMATFVNVYIASFIRGPNPSKLLQQLLALRVDQQLQIFKSLKANLIQKGVLQNGA, encoded by the exons ATGAGCGAGCTGAGGCGGCGGGGCGGCCTGGAGGAGTACACCGAGGACAGG GAATCGGAGTCGACGACGTCTGGAAGTGATGTGAAATTGGACTCGAGCAGCGCAGACACTGCTCCTTCTGTTGATAATACTCCCGAGGTGTTGAACAAGGCACTGTCCGGCCTATCTTCAAG ATGGAAGAACTGGTGGGTGCGAGGAATCCTGACCCTGGCAATGATCAGTTTCTTCTTCCTTATCATCTATCTGGGCCCCATGGTTCTCATGATGATA GTTCTCTGTGTGCAGATCAAATGCTTTCATGAGATTATCCTGATCGGCTACAACGTCTATCATtcctaccatctgccatggttcCGGACTCTGAGCTG GTATTTCTTGCTGTGTGCTAACTACTTCTTCTATGGGGAGACAGTAACAGATACGTTTTTCGCCCTGGTTCAGAGAGAGGAGCCCCTGCGGATCTTGAGCAAATACCATCGCTTCATCTCGTTTGCTCTTTACCTGGCAG GATTCTGCATGTTTGTCCTGAGCCTGGTGAAGAAACATTACAGACTGCAGTTCTACATG TTTGGATGGACCCACGTGACCTTGCTGATTGTAGTTACCCAGTCTCACCTGATCATCCACAACCTCTTTGATGGAATGATTTG GTTCATTGTTCCAATTTCTTGTGTGATTTGCAATGATATCATGGCCTACATGTTTGGATTCTTCTTTGGGCGAACTCCCCTCATCAAG TTGTCCCCGAAGAAGACCTGGGAAGGATTTATCGGAGGATTCTTTTCCACCGTTCTGTTTGGTCTTGTG CTCTCCTACGTGATGTCGGGGTACAAGTACTTTGTCTGTCCATTTGAGTTCAACAATGATGCCAACAGTTTCACCGTGGACTGTGAGCCATCAGAACTATTCCAGCTGCAGGATTACAGCATCCCCTGTCTGGCCCAGACCATTTTAGGCTCG GAGAGTATCCGGCTCTATCCATTCCAGATTCACAGCATCGCCCTTTCCACCTTCGCTTCTCTCATCAGCCCCTTTGGAGGATTCTTTGCCAGCGGCTTCAAGAGAGCATTCAAAATCAAG GACTTTGCCGATACCATACCGGGTCACGGTGGGATCATGGATCGGTTTGATTGCCAGTATCTAATGGCCACCTTTGTGAATGTCTACATTGCCAGCTTTATCAG GGGCCCGAATCCGAGCAAATTGCTGCAGCAGCTGCTGGCTCTCCGCGTTGACCAACAGCTCCAGATCTTCAAGAGCCTGAAGGCCAACCTGATCCAGAAAGGGGTCCTACAGAATGGAGCGTAG